The Magallana gigas chromosome 6, xbMagGiga1.1, whole genome shotgun sequence genome includes the window TTGATGAGCAATTGCCATTAATCAAGCAACTGCGCCCAAGATCCTCAGCCTCAAACCATATACAAACTAAGTGACCTTTACTTGTATTTTATAGTTAAGGAGTCTGAATGGTCAATAAATACCCATGAGATCTACCTTAAACTTTTAGATATGAATCATTTAgcaataaactatttttttttaaatccaaataTTTAAGACTTTATGAACATTTCATTACATTTGTATAAAGAGGTCTTCATCTTACGGAAGTTCAGATAGTCTTAAAATGGCGACGACCATCTAATCTTCTATAcagtttatttcaaattttccgAATTGTAATTGGGGTCTTCAATTCTACCCACATTGTGTAATTCATTACTCGCCGATCATTCAACCCCACCTTgttttcaaaagtaaaatacATGTTCTATGTAGCTGTATGCAATTTCTGATCTTTGTTCGAACGttatattattaattatctGAGTAAAAATAAGTTGTCTATTTCAAACTTTTGGCTTCATGAATGTCAAAAACACGCGCAGAATTTAGAAATAACGATGAGGACGATTTCTTACTTCACATGTACACCCGTGCAACTGTGTTTGACATTTCATTGGCTTGACAGTCGCCGTTActattacaatcaatttttgatACTGACCGATCTCATAGACTATGGTATAATATGTATTATTCAGATATTCTATTAAATTAATTTGACGGCGGTTGAGTACGGATTCCTATCATAACGCATCCCCAATAAGTAAAGACAAGGCAATACACTGCCGCTGATCTCTGACGTCAAACTGACGTCAAACCTTTGCCTTACGTGTGCCATATTGCTTAGTGgctttttatctatataatcTGTTATTTagatgtatattttattatctttttcagTATATggtgtatttataaataacgcTGATTTTTAATATGATGGTTTGTTCTTTGCTAAAAGAATGGATTAAATAGAACAAATCGACGCGCTTCTACATTGAtgcatttaaatgataattattgtacTCATTAGTATgtgcttttaattttaattagtaACTAATTAAGGGGGcgatgaagattttttttaaatcgtacaCAGATTAGTTCGCATATGATACGTCCGACAtgcaatatatcattatttatttgttcatgtaaacatgtaaattatttatgtcgacatacTTGTTATATATATGTCGGCATGCAGCCTATCTATGTCGACATGCGGCTTATTATGTTGACTTGCCACTTATTAGTTTTAGCATGCACCATATTCAGCATCAACATGCacattatttattcaacatgcaactagggaaaaataatttttaagagaAAAGGTAAACCTTAGATATCTTACGTGTCAATATAAGCAAGGTGTATGCATTAATTTCATGCtaataaaatgaatttgcatgtcaacataaagatGTCGATATAAACAAGTAGTACCCAGCGCGTTGCTAGTCACTTGTTGGCAATGTTTTAGGACTTAATGAAATCTCTCTTTGCTTATATGtcattatacatatacattatacTATATTGCATGCTGAAATAAATGTATTGCGTGTTACAAATGTTTTGCACGTTCGATACAATCTTTAGTGAAATAACTTGATCACTGTTGTAGGGGGTGTACACCATACTAAATAAATCAGATGCCTGCACAAAAAAAACCGGTAGATATAATGCACGGTTCCTTTTCTCCCTCAAGCATCCTCTGTAGACTGTTAATGTAAGCAATCCCATAGTAGTAATGAAACAGAAGGCGCTCTTAGATAATGCTCCTCGTTAAAAATGAGGTAGCAGGGAGCTTATTAAGTAATATTGAGattcaaatattgatttaaatcacTGGACACACGGAGTTTTTACACTGTCTctaaaatacaatacaaaatggATATTAGCACGTTTTGATCTCAGCAGAATATTTCGATTGGACATTATGACTAATGTGACTCCAGTTATCAATTAAGGTTAGAATGTTGTATATAGAAACATAGACATCCACTTAGAACTCTGTGCTATTCCTAAAAAAAACAGATTGCATTCACTCAGTTACTCAGTCTCAAATCTACCTGTCATCTTCCAAAGTCAAACGTCTCTGAGAAactcttgacttgggaagatgactATTTGAATATGTACGTGTTCATCTTCCCAactcaagggtttctgatccgctccgctctACATGATAAactcttgacttgggaagatggtGCATTTACTCATTTCATTATTAATAGTTTTAATTGCCTTTAACCGCATTGCTAAAAGTGTTCAGGTCATAAAGTGACAACGTTTATCGAACATGTTTtgggtttgttttttaattttcaaataaataatgtgaacaaTTATAAATGGTGTAATTTACTTCGCCTAACTTACTTTATATAGATCTAAGGAGAAAgagatgtatatacatgtatcaacaataTTACTTTCTTTGCAAAGTAGCAGTCTTTGCGGAAAAAAGATACACAACCCCCTGATACAAATTCTAATGAGTAtaggattttttgaaaatgtacatgatatattatttatgtattcatgtattttgtttctgACATTTCAAAATGCTAAAATCATGATTACGATTTCGGTCATTCTGTTTTAGATCTTCCCTTGCTGTGTGCTACGATAACACTTGTTTGGTGTAAGAAACACTGCTAAAAGATTCATTCTACGATCGAGCAGCTGGTTAAAAGCTAACAAAAAGtattaaataattcaaaacttGCAACCGGTTTTATCGTCAAATTAAATCTTTTGTTCTCTGATTGATTTCACCGCTTTCGCTGTTTAAGATGGATCGATGCTGAGGGAGTTAAACATTGGAGCCTAATGTAATGTAGAATTCCCATGCATTGGTCTCAAATACCTCACGTTGTGTATTGAATCAAGCAATGCTTCCTTTTATTTGAATgtgtgagaaaaaaaagttcatacaaAGATCCGGGGGAATCCCCCGATTGAAGGAATCTTGTTTGTTCTTAGGGTTGAACGGTTTGTTAACCCTTTTAGAATAAAATTTACTGAGGAACAATAttcttaaatatacattttgagagagagaaaaatacACGAGTAATCTTATACTTTAGTTAAATAATGGGGAAAGATAGTTCCAATTTCCAACACTGAACTTGTTCAAAATTACACCTTTATATAAAGCTTTCCCCAATACTGTTTCATTGATTTGTTTtgtcaaggaaaaaaatgatgggtttggggggggggggtcgccTTATCACATATCTTGTTTCTAAAGACAAACGAAAATAAATGGTCCAGTTATCCATTTTCAAATTGGAATGTAAACAGAGCAGCGTCCTATCGGGCAGGATGACGGCTTCATTGGGTAAACATATCGCAGCGCCCGTAACGTACAGACGTTTTTAGAAAGTCTAGCCTCTCAGAAACCTAATTGGGCCCGATCAAAGTATTAGCGCGCTGTTAAAATGTTCCTCCGCGTAACAAAATCATTAAGTCATTTAGGGACGCAACAAGAATATGACAAGCAATCGTCTATCTGTCCAGTGTCCAATCTCTGCAGTGGGTGGCCCGTCCTTGACAACTGCCAAAAACCGCGAAACCGTCTGACAAGTTACAAACAGTTCACGATTCAATGTGCTCAAATATTGCATATTTACTCCAATATGTCTAGAAATCTTACATTAACATATTACATGCCTAGACATTTTACATTAACGAAATCTTACATCAAAAGAGTTGGATGGCCGTAGCCGTTTTTagtcaatattatttttttttataagaagagctctatattaaGATAAGGGAACATTCAGCCCCCTCCCTACCATCCCATCCCCCTAAAGGTCCAGAACCAGACCTTTATCATTCAGTTACTTGAGCTTATAACACGTAATAAAAAATCGTGTAGTTTTTCGTGATACGATTTGCATTGCTAGTTTAGTGCGCACACTACTTTTTTGTTTACTatttttaagacaaaaaaaggCAAAACACAAATTTATATAGagatggacccccccccccccccccccgcgtgAAAACGTAGACTTATTACATGATATGAAAACCATAAACGTTTACAGAGTGGAGGGGGTGCAATAAAAACTGATATGGCCCACCCCACCCCAATGAAATATTCCTAGATCCGCCCGCTCTTGCGAATAGACTTGTTAAGTACTTAGTTACTTTATTAACTTAGTTGCTACTCAGTTAACTACTAAACCTTATAAACAAAATCATACTGTCCAATGTCAGCGGTCGAATAAAAGTCCAATACTATGTGAATTGTAAGGAAAGATCATTTTCGATTTTTGATTGAGGttcaaaattgtttgaaactagtTCATATGATTTAACTTATATTATAATGGTCCTCTTgtactttatttaaaattgattatgtCGTTTAATGTAACCTTATAGAACGTGCAATATCGTTTGGCATTTAACTGATTACATGGTATCATCAACTCTGTACCAAAATATCTGCCAGGAAAATGTGAAAGCCATTAACATTTCGAAACTATTAAAAAGCAAACAGATAATACATCCTGATTTGTTTAACTGCCTTCAATATCACATAACCTCATATAATATGGAAGACCAACATCATCCCAAAGTGAGGCCCGCATTTTGTTGAATTGATACACTATATACAAATAACTTGTTGAAAATCGGCAAGGGACTTCAAGTGTCCTTGTTGAGACCGTTATATGTCAGAGAACGAACCAGAATTAGCACGTGACAAGTAACAAACAACCCTAGACAATCTCTATGTATACACCGGTGTCTACAGCCATTGGTAGAATTCAATAGCCGACCGCATGTAAGTGATAAACCATATAACTAAGAAAAGTTGAGGTGGACAACTTTACTTTAAAGTAAAACATATTCTCAAACATTGAGTCGAGCTatctaaataaatgaatgatatttattatttacaggGGTCACGTACAAAATAGATATGCATGCTAAGTTCATTGATTACTGCAGGTCAGTTTATATCAATGCTCTGTAAGTGTTGATTTGAATTCACGACTCTATACTACGACTGGCTGTTTGATTACAATTCACGACCCTTTATAACGACAGATTGTTTGATTACAATTCACGACCCTTTACTACGACAGGCTGTTTGATTACAATTCACGACCCTTTACTACGACAGGTTGTTGATTACAATTCACGACCCTATACTACGACAGGTTGTTTGGTTACATATCACGACCCTTTACTACGACAAGTTATTTGATTACATTTCACGACCCTTTGCTACGACAGGATGTTTGATTAGAACGCACGATCCTTTACTACGAcagtttgttttattacaattcACGGCCCTTTACTACGACAGGCTGCTCGACTCTTTACTACGACAGGTTGTTTGGTTAGAATTCACGACCTTTTACCACGACAGGTTGTTTGATTAGAATTTACGACCCTTTTCTATGACAGGTCGATTGATTACACTCACGACCCCTTTCTACGACAGGTTGTTTGAGAAGTTCCCGGATGTCCAGGACTTGTTTGTACCATTCCGGGGTCTGAACTCGGAGGAACTACGTCAGAACGTGGGGCTCCGTGAGCACGGCATGAGGGTGATGGGGACCATCGAGAAGTGTATCACGAGGATAGACCAGCCCGACAAATTGACATCCATGCTGGAGAGCCTCGGGGAGAAACACGTCGTGTTCGACACAAAGATCGAGTATTTTGATGTAAGTTTATTATGAACGTTAATCTACTAACTTCAAGTAAGTTTTTGTTTAAACACAATGACTTagtattttaatgtaaatttatgtTTGAAGATATTGATCGAGTATTCTGAGTTGAGTTAAGTTGATATATTTAAGTATCAAGATGGTTTGAACACAAATATCTGGTATTTTGacgtaaatttttgtttaaagatgAAGTATTTTACCTTAAGTTATATTTGATCAAGTATTTTGACGTAAATCTATATTCGGACTCAAAGACCCAATGTTTTTACGTAAGTTTATGTTTGAATTTAACGATCCTATATATTTTAACGTAACATTTTTTTACGCACAGATCGAATTTTGGTGTAagtttattgttaaaatcagAAACCTAGCCTTTTATcgtatatttattaataaaaaaatgaagcCTGGCATTTtaacaaatgtttattaatgaaaaatgaaatctaGCACTTTGGTGTATGTTTATAAATGAACACAGAAATATAGCATTTTGGtgtatgtttataaataaacacaGAAATCTAGCATCGAATTTTTAGTCTTTAATGCCGaaaaatcggaagaatactgtcttttgttttatatattctacTTGAAGataaccaatttgtttttattttttctcagttacgcttcgcttattaataatcaacgaaaattcctcaagaaatcccggaaatcatctggatttttttgattttacaatcttgcgcttgcgcaatacaatcacgctaacgggatcttcagtttatgtttccacaatatcatatttgcatgaataaactcagaaaagATGATACAATTACTGGtacattttcattggaaatttgctttatattctgttcacatatatattatatacattgtattaatgatttcttatgaaagaaagtataaaataacaaatatacatttcaactaagtacatgtacatatacttacttttgtcttcgtgatgacaaaaaatgtttgattacaTGCCAAAAAGAATCACATTATATttcttaggagagtgaagatagaatatgttttatcgtaaaaatgaataatgtcctacagacccagttttacgatagaatgcgttccgtgtattgtctctgtaggaaaaaaaattagtgtACTTGGTggaaagtgttgaattcttccattatatgtattaaatttttttaatgaaagctatttacagtctcaaaaaggtttattttgatgaatttgactattattttcaaggcaacttcattaattttctccaaaaccgttccggagcgattctgcaattttatgctacattacgggtagtGTAGTGAAATTGATAGCATTATTGttggcttatagctttgttatgtaaatgtcaataatacggtgtgtcgatgtatctatttcgaaaatgtccgatatgcaatgtcaacacGCGCAGTCTAGTTTTAACGTAAGTTTATGTTGGAACTTGTTAAACTTTATGCTTATTCGAAAATTTCGGCGTACTTTTATATATGACTCAAATATCAAGTATTTCAACTAAGTATGCATTTAATTCAAAGATCGGTATTTTAAGGTAGGGACACAAAACTCGAAGATTTTGACGTAATTTAACATAACACATTTAATCTAAAGATCGAGTAATCGAGTAATTTGATGTATTCATTCGACACATCCGGCGTTTCGACGTAGGCACACATATTAACTGGATCATACTTTTTTCAATGCTGTTATATGAAGAGTAATGAAGTTGTAGACGTATAAATACCCatttttgaattgaattttttttgacgTTCGAGTGCAAGAATGGGAAATATTAAGTAAGAATACCAATGTCACAGATATCTGTTTATTTGATggaaatttatatttgacaCTAAAACAATAAGGAATATGTTGGAATAAAGAATTTGATTACATATATTTTGGCTTTAGTACACTTTTGAAACAAGTACTTATTATTTTGACGTGAGGTTGTATACGTAGACATTTGACGTAAAAACTGTACTATATACAGTTGTAGTGTTAAAAATAacgtttattttattattcaatttagttgaatttgtgaaaaaaattgctATCTTATTAGCCATTCAATTCAAACGAAAAGCATATAACTAATTTTAACGGAAGAcgtcaaacattttttttattttgaaaaatctcaaatatccgACAACTGTATGCATTCACTCATTACTTACTCGAACCGAGAGCAATGCATgcaacagaacaaatatagtgGAAAAGTTGATACTGGAGCGCGGAGTCGATAAAACGAATGTTATGTAACGACTGTTTGACTAAGAAATTGCCTTTACGAAAGTGTTGACACGCACGATTTCAATAATGTCAATGCTGAATTACATCAAACAATGAAAGGAAATCtgacctttaaaaatctgttactttttttcatttagtgCAGTCGTGGTCAATCGCGTAGATTTCATTCTACGTTATTGCTTTTATGGCTGCATCTGTAGTAATAACACGGGTTTCTGAAGGATGCTATCACAATACGCATATTTGGTAGTCACTAGTACCATTATGATAGAACataaatataaacttaaatACAAACTTGAGTATTCTTTTACAAactttatgattaattttagctcacctgaactgacGACACAAGTAACTTGAAGTAAGCGAAACTATATGCCATGTTGTGGGCACAAATAGAGCTCAGAGTTTTATAAATGTATGGAAGGTTAATTGTCTCTCAGGTGAGCGTTGTGACCAATGGGCCGCTATATGAGATGACAGTGAGACGTCCGACAGTGTTCAAAATATGATGTAATACCAGTATATTGTAGATTGACCTGTGACCACCTTGCACATGAATCAAGCGTGTAAACTactctttaaattttgaaattatcttTGTCTTcattttttagttttgttttgtttcttgatTGTTGCTTTTTTGTAGATCTGTGTTAATTTCACAGCCcgtagaaaattaaaaaaataaaattcgagAAGAATTAGcattatttcaaaaacttttttttggaatttttgatGGCTATTCAAGTTAAAACATGCACCTGTACTGGATAAACCAATCGAAACAACTGTAAAGAGATTTTTACTACTTTATAGGTACAGAACTggggttttatttttagaattgttgaGCCTTGCCAACAGTCAAACAATTTTCATTCTATCAAAAGTGCACACAATTACACATAATGACAGTCAGtcataaacaacattttaaaggGGGTATTGTAATTATGAACTGTAAGGGTTCTGTTTGCATATATCATTGCAGTTCCTAATGTCGTGGTCATTTGAACTTATTGTTTATCACTtatcttttcattttgatatttgtaattttttaaaaataatccaaTGAGAACAATTGCGTGTATGGTGTTATGAACGCAACAAGTGGTTGTACATATAAGTAAGAGTGCAATCTGTATGCAAAGTCGCGAACATACACGTATGATAAATGGAACGGACCGTGGAACAAACTATATGTATATTGTAGATTATCAAAGTTAACCTATATATTGAACCTGTGTTATAGATACTAATACATCTACAGTAAAGTGTTGTCGCAACTGAGTTTCGTCATTACACTAGATAATCAttcagtttgtttaaaaaatattctggaaacagacttttcatttaaatttgcacttttttgttgttttctttgtagTTATTGTCACCTCAGTTGATACAAGCCATTAAACCCGCCATTGGTGATCAGTGGACTCCCAGCGTGGAGCAAGCTTGGAataactttttattgtacattaCGGGAATCATGAAGGGCGCTATGTTACAAGGGACGTAATTGGTTGCTCTGTCATgcaaattgttcatttttttcggTTTTTACTTTTTACATAGTTTGAGTAGTACGAATCGCATTTGTAGATATTGTGTGAGAGAGACTATATATGTAGAAGAATCTTCTGCAATAAATAACAATAGAGACATTACCAAAATCAGTTTGTTGTGTAATATCTGATGTTGCGTAGCAACTGGACAACGGAAATATCAAGATGGCCGGATAGCGTGATGCGCTCTACCCTCGTTCCTTGGCGGTGAAACATTGAATGGCGCCAAAACTCTCAAAGTCTGGCGTATACGTCAATCTCCATCATTTCTTATGATTAATGTGTTCCATTACCCGTGGCTAAATCGCGTTCAAGCTAATGAAGATAGTTTAATCTGTATTACTGCAGAATTAAGATTAAAAGGTATAAGCACAGGCAGCGTTTagataaactttatttttacatcaaaGTCCTCActtcatataaaattaattactttaCACCTTGGAGCACCCATCTCTACCGGCAGTGTATCAAAGTTGTTTATGTTGGCTATTTTCTGAAGAATGCATAAGATAAAGGTGACGCAATTCGCCACTTCCTCTGTTTATAAATTCGTTCAAATCCCCGCTTTTCGATAACGTCTACCGTATTGTTTCAGGTAGCGATTATTTGCTCGGGTTAATATTGTCTGTAAACCAAAACTGAGGCAGATATCGTTAATGTTTAATAAATGGCAAAATTTGACGTGGAATAGACTGGAGTTCCCGGTGCGTTTGGTGCTTTAACTGCAGTACATATCTGCACGCATGCAAGATTTCCTCTCAACATACGGTGATTTATGACTgaaacaaagcaaaattttTAAGTTTACGAACTACTTTTTCGGGTTTGCTGATGAGATGctaattgatataaatacagATGCTGTAAGAATAGCATAACGGCCCGATAAGTTCACGAATGTTTGTATCATGTCTACATCTCGTCGCAAACAGACTCCTGCTGATCTAAACGGAAGGTTTCTGCATTTAACACACAAAAACCTTTGTATAAACAACGATTACTAAATAAACGGGTCTGTTTTCTAAGCAAGCTGAACTTAGAATCGGTACTCCAAATGTCTTCACTTGCATGATCttacattatatattatataaattgaaataaaaaaaagaaagaaacagcATCTTTAATCcagacattttaaaaagttatggcAAATTTTCTCTTCTGATGCATTAACACTgcaagttttttatttttcatataaaatc containing:
- the LOC105320002 gene encoding uncharacterized protein: MGCLFSSEKTTDSREVVRVDSERRPYCNGMTSTEFTEEQKQLVKTTWNIVREDISKVGVITFLRLFEKFPDVQDLFVPFRGLNSEELRQNVGLREHGMRVMGTIEKCITRIDQPDKLTSMLESLGEKHVVFDTKIEYFDLLSPQLIQAIKPAIGDQWTPSVEQAWNNFLLYITGIMKGAMLQGT